One genomic window of Cellulophaga sp. Hel_I_12 includes the following:
- a CDS encoding DUF6371 domain-containing protein, giving the protein MQDNYRYILEPYDGMKSRYHCPNCNKRGVFTKYIDTETNEHLNDATGSCSRLIKCGYHYTPKDFFQDNNISINNEVTTRFKPKPTPKPKTSFINVEVMPKSKASKKPNYFIDFLAHLWDYEIACYLADKYNIGTSKHWQGSTVFWQVDTKDNVRSGKIMLYNPTTGKRIKEPYNHINWVHKVLKLDSFNLEQCYFGEHLLNEDENKPVALVESEKTAVISSVYLPEFIWLAVGSVNNLNEAKTRVLKGRNVVLFPDLKCYDLWNNKIPQLTKLANFRTSTLLETKATESEKKQGWDLADYLIAIQKEERIARA; this is encoded by the coding sequence ATGCAAGATAATTATAGATACATACTAGAACCATACGACGGCATGAAAAGCCGTTATCATTGCCCTAACTGCAATAAAAGGGGCGTATTTACTAAATACATTGATACGGAAACCAACGAGCATTTAAACGATGCAACTGGCTCATGTAGCCGTTTGATTAAGTGCGGTTATCATTATACACCTAAAGACTTCTTTCAGGACAATAATATTTCAATTAACAACGAAGTAACAACTAGGTTTAAACCGAAACCCACACCTAAACCTAAAACAAGTTTTATTAATGTTGAGGTAATGCCTAAAAGCAAGGCAAGTAAAAAGCCTAATTACTTCATTGATTTTTTGGCTCATTTATGGGATTATGAAATTGCTTGTTATTTAGCAGATAAATATAATATTGGAACCTCTAAACATTGGCAAGGTTCGACTGTATTTTGGCAAGTTGATACAAAAGACAATGTTAGAAGCGGTAAAATAATGCTTTACAATCCAACTACTGGAAAAAGAATAAAAGAGCCTTACAATCATATTAATTGGGTGCATAAAGTTTTAAAACTTGACAGCTTCAATTTAGAACAATGTTACTTCGGGGAACACCTACTAAATGAGGATGAAAACAAACCAGTCGCATTAGTTGAAAGCGAAAAAACCGCTGTAATTTCTAGTGTTTATTTACCTGAATTTATTTGGCTTGCCGTTGGTAGCGTTAATAACCTCAACGAAGCAAAGACCAGGGTTTTAAAAGGTCGTAACGTCGTTCTGTTTCCCGATTTGAAATGTTACGATTTATGGAACAACAAAATACCACAGCTTACTAAATTAGCAAATTTCAGAACCTCAACCCTATTGGAAACTAAAGCAACTGAAAGCGAAAAAAAACAGGGTTGGGATTTAGCCGATTATTTGATAGCTATACAAAAAGAGGAACGTATCGCGCGCGCGTAG
- a CDS encoding AAA family ATPase — protein MENKTNIGIDEVLNEAESLLKAIEQDKPISLSDVLNQLEVKATEAIAPPQIAWEQIQENHNAILGTLGNFSLIIGKAKSRKSFFINIAVSAVLNNDILLGQFKGCLPRDKRTVLYFDTEQGKYHVQLALKRICKQIAVDIPKDLKVYHLRSKNPLERLNIIEHAIYNTDSLGLVIIDGIKDLVNSINDESEATMIASKLLKWTEEKNIHIVTVLHQNKSDNNARGHIGTELLNKAETVLSVTKNEQDKDISIVESQMCRNIEPLPFAFEINEDGLPVLVENFEIRTESRNNKFDISDLEDYKKFKLLIEVYTKSEIFSYSELVIQLQLAYKKEFKNKLGDNRCKELITYCKNQDWLIQEKPKAPYTLGQFNSINGNDTIDF, from the coding sequence ATGGAAAATAAAACAAACATTGGTATCGATGAGGTGTTAAATGAAGCTGAAAGCCTTTTAAAGGCTATTGAACAAGATAAACCGATTAGCTTAAGTGATGTATTAAATCAATTAGAAGTTAAAGCAACCGAAGCTATCGCACCCCCTCAAATAGCATGGGAACAAATACAAGAAAATCACAACGCAATATTAGGAACATTAGGGAACTTTTCTTTGATAATTGGAAAGGCGAAAAGTAGAAAATCATTTTTTATAAATATAGCAGTTTCTGCAGTACTAAATAATGACATTTTGTTAGGTCAATTTAAAGGCTGTTTACCACGTGATAAAAGAACGGTTCTATACTTTGATACAGAACAAGGTAAATATCATGTTCAACTAGCTTTAAAGCGTATTTGCAAGCAGATTGCCGTTGACATTCCCAAAGACCTTAAAGTATATCATTTAAGAAGTAAAAACCCCTTAGAACGGCTTAATATCATAGAACACGCAATTTACAATACTGATAGTTTAGGACTGGTTATAATTGATGGTATTAAAGACCTTGTTAATTCGATTAATGATGAATCGGAAGCGACAATGATAGCATCAAAATTATTAAAGTGGACAGAAGAAAAAAATATCCATATCGTTACGGTATTGCATCAAAATAAAAGCGATAATAATGCCCGGGGGCATATTGGAACTGAACTACTAAACAAAGCGGAAACGGTTTTATCGGTCACTAAGAACGAACAGGATAAAGATATTTCAATTGTTGAATCTCAAATGTGCAGAAACATAGAACCCTTGCCATTTGCCTTTGAAATCAATGAAGACGGTTTGCCGGTATTAGTTGAAAATTTTGAGATAAGAACGGAATCAAGAAACAACAAATTTGATATTTCGGACTTAGAAGATTATAAAAAGTTTAAGCTACTTATCGAGGTTTACACTAAAAGCGAAATATTTAGTTATTCTGAATTAGTGATACAATTACAATTAGCCTATAAGAAAGAGTTTAAGAATAAGTTAGGGGATAATAGATGCAAAGAACTTATTACCTACTGCAAAAATCAAGATTGGCTAATTCAAGAAAAACCTAAAGCACCCTATACACTAGGTCAGTTTAACAGTATCAATGGAAATGATACAATTGATTTTTAG
- a CDS encoding helix-turn-helix domain-containing protein, with protein sequence MDTVQFIQTTPQQLADLITDGVKIQLQELKKNLDSQNANDDLLTREEACKFLSINSSTLWAWSNKCKVKTYGIGNRRYYKRSELLECLKPVKK encoded by the coding sequence ATGGACACAGTACAATTTATTCAAACCACACCGCAACAATTAGCCGACCTAATTACAGATGGTGTAAAAATCCAACTTCAGGAACTTAAAAAGAACCTCGACAGCCAAAATGCAAACGATGACCTTTTAACACGTGAAGAAGCGTGTAAGTTTTTATCTATCAACTCGAGTACTTTATGGGCATGGTCAAATAAATGTAAAGTAAAAACCTACGGAATCGGCAACCGCAGATATTACAAGCGTAGTGAACTACTTGAATGTTTAAAACCTGTAAAAAAATAA
- the istA gene encoding IS21 family transposase, whose product MANKQIEMRKIKQIFKLYSEGVSKRQISLITGLSRNTITKYIDFFKRYGLTNYEVSSMTLEELNRLFKTDQKGKSQQLLTLETYFPYFDKELRKTGVTKELLWQEYASKHPDGYKLSQFRYWYREWAKEVSPVMHFTHKAGDKLFIDFTGKKLSIVDRYTGEIQDLEVFVCVLGSSQYTYVEACESQKKEDFIACVENALWFYGGVPQALVPDNLRAAVTKSSRYEPKVNETFIDFAEHYETAVLPTRAYRPRDKAIVENAVRIIYTRVFAPLRNQTIHTKAALNKAILELLKTHNSTSFRGREYSRYSLFEEIEKHQLRPLPAKRYEIKRYANATVHKNSHIYFSKDKHYYSLPYQHIGKRIKMVYSDSAVEIYYQQELLTVHPRNKQKYGYSTIKEHMPSHHRFISEWSSEKFITWAEQVGNNCKVLIINILEKKQHPEQSYKSCLGILHLTKKVGNTRLDNACKRALDYGAHNYNIVERILKNGWDTLDEDIEDQPDIPNHSNIRGSHYYK is encoded by the coding sequence ATGGCCAACAAACAAATAGAAATGCGAAAAATAAAACAGATTTTCAAACTTTACAGTGAAGGAGTCAGTAAGCGTCAAATAAGCCTAATCACAGGGCTATCACGTAATACCATCACTAAATATATTGACTTTTTTAAGCGCTATGGGCTTACTAATTACGAAGTGTCTTCCATGACACTCGAGGAGCTGAACAGACTTTTTAAAACCGACCAAAAAGGTAAGAGCCAACAACTATTGACTCTAGAAACATACTTTCCTTATTTCGACAAAGAACTGCGCAAAACGGGTGTAACCAAAGAGCTACTCTGGCAAGAGTATGCTTCCAAACATCCAGATGGTTACAAACTTTCCCAGTTTAGATATTGGTACCGGGAGTGGGCTAAAGAAGTGTCTCCAGTGATGCATTTTACACACAAAGCTGGCGATAAACTTTTTATTGATTTTACAGGTAAGAAGCTTTCCATCGTAGACCGTTACACAGGTGAGATACAAGATTTAGAAGTCTTTGTTTGTGTATTGGGAAGTAGCCAATATACGTATGTTGAGGCTTGTGAGAGCCAAAAGAAAGAAGACTTTATAGCTTGTGTAGAAAATGCACTTTGGTTTTATGGCGGTGTACCACAAGCTTTAGTGCCCGATAACTTGAGGGCAGCAGTTACTAAAAGTAGTCGTTACGAACCGAAAGTAAATGAGACTTTTATAGATTTTGCTGAGCATTATGAAACGGCAGTACTTCCAACTAGAGCCTACAGACCTAGAGATAAAGCCATCGTCGAAAATGCTGTACGTATCATATATACACGTGTCTTTGCGCCATTGCGTAACCAAACGATCCATACTAAAGCTGCACTGAATAAGGCTATATTAGAACTTCTTAAAACCCATAACAGCACCTCTTTTAGGGGGCGTGAATATTCTCGCTATTCGTTATTTGAAGAGATTGAAAAGCATCAGCTCAGACCATTGCCAGCAAAACGCTATGAGATTAAACGCTACGCTAATGCAACGGTTCATAAAAACAGCCATATTTATTTTAGTAAGGACAAACACTATTATAGTCTGCCCTATCAGCATATAGGCAAGCGTATCAAAATGGTTTACTCAGATAGCGCAGTAGAGATTTACTACCAGCAGGAACTGCTTACGGTACATCCAAGAAACAAGCAAAAATATGGGTATAGCACGATAAAGGAACACATGCCTTCCCATCACCGCTTTATCAGCGAGTGGAGCAGTGAAAAATTCATTACCTGGGCAGAGCAAGTTGGTAATAATTGTAAGGTGTTAATCATTAACATATTAGAAAAGAAACAACACCCTGAGCAATCCTACAAATCGTGTTTAGGCATATTGCACCTTACTAAAAAGGTAGGCAATACACGGCTAGATAATGCCTGTAAGCGAGCATTAGACTATGGAGCGCATAACTACAATATTGTAGAGCGTATCCTTAAAAACGGCTGGGACACTTTAGATGAAGATATCGAAGATCAACCAGATATCCCAAACCAT